The Triticum urartu cultivar G1812 chromosome 5, Tu2.1, whole genome shotgun sequence genome contains the following window.
CATCACTCAAGGTACTTGATTTGTCAGACAACAATCTGAATAAGACTGGAAACCTTAAAAATCTTCTTAAAAATCTTTGCTGTTTGGAAATCCTCGACCTCTCTCGAAATTTTATGATTGGAGATATAGAGGTGTTGATGGAGGGGTTGCCGCAATGCACATGGGAAATATTGATGGAGCTGCATTTCCATGGAAACGGATTCATTGGGACCCTACCAAATTTTATAGGGGAATTCAGCAGCTTGAGTGTGCTTGACCTGTCCAGCAACAACTTTGTTGAGCTTATACCGCCAGGGCTTATGAAGTTGGTGCATTTAACCAATCTTGATCTCAGACAGAATCGACTCAATAGGATACCAATTGAAATTGGTGGCCTTACTGCTCTGACTTATTTGGACATGAGCCACAACAACTTGACTGGAAGTATACCAGTCGAGCTTGGAAAATTGAAGCATTTGGCGTTCCTCTTTCTTGAAGACAACAAACTTACTGGATCAATACCACCAGAAGTTATGAATTCAACTTGTTTGACCTTCCTAGACCTCTCCAGTAATCACTTCAATGGAAGTGTACCCACTGAATTAGGTTCTCTGAAGAATCTGGTTGATCTGGACCTAAGCAAAAACAGCCTTAATGGTGTGATCACGGAAGAGCACTTTGCAAATCTACAATGTTTGAAGACAATAGACTTGTCGTCCAATAATTTAAAGATTGTAGTTGATTCAAATTGGCGCTCTCCTTTTAGTCTACAGTCTGCAGTTTTTTCATCTTGTCAAATGGGTCCTCTCTTTCCAACTTGGCTTCAGCAGCTGCGGGGAATCGATTCACTTGATATTTCGAGCACAGCTTTAGAGGACAAGTTTCCTAATTGGTTTTGGTATACATTTTCACAGTCAACATATCTCAACATCTCTAACAACCAAATAAGTGGAAGCTTGCCAGCGCATATGGATGGAATGGCTTGGGAAGAACTCTACCTAAGTTCAAACCGGCTCACCGGGTCAATACCTTCATTGCTCACAAATATCACTATGTTAGACATATCCAACAATAACTTTTCAGGAGGAATACCATCAAATTTTGAAGCCTGCCGACTTCGAATGTTGCTTATCTATTCAAATCAAATTGGTGGGTACATTCCAGAATCTATTTGCAAATTGCAACAGCTATTGTATCTGGATTTGTCAAACAACTTTTTGGAGGGTGAAATTCCTCAGTGCTTTGGCATTAAAAAAATGCAATATCTTCTGCTCGGTAACAACAGTTTATCAGGAAAGTTCCCAGcatttttgcagaataacccagATTTAAAGTTCTTGGATCTTGCATGGAACAAATTCTTTGGAAGATTGCCTACATGGATAGGAGATCTGGAGTATTTACGTTTTGTTCTACTGGGCCACAATGCATTTTCTGATAATATTCCAGTCAACATAACAAGCCTTGGGTCCCTTCAATACTTGGATCTATCATGCAACAATTTCTCTGGTGCAATACCTTGGCATCTATTGAACCTAACACTTATGAAAACAGTACAAAAGGAATTCATGGATATGTATGATATGTATATGGCAACTAGAGAAACTGACGGCCCGGTCGGTATGGCAGCTGGTCACCTTGGAGAAATATTGTCAGTAGTTACAAAAGGACAGCAGCTTTTGTATGGTACAACACTTGCATATTTTGTGAGCATTGATTTATCAGGTAACTCTTTGACCGGTGAAATCCCTACAGGCGTCACTTCCCTTGCTGCACTGATGAACTTGAATTTATCATCAAACAAATTGAGTGGACCAATTCCAGACATGATTGGGGCCATGCAATCACTGGTATCTCTCGACTTCTCTGAGAACAAGCTTTCTGGTGAAATCCCGTCGAGCTTGTCAAGTCTGACATTGTTGGAGGCCTTGAACCTGTCTTACAACAACTTATCTGGAAGGATACCCTCTGGCCGGCAACTTGACACCCTTAATTCGGATAACCGTTCACTTATATACATCGGCAACAGTGGACTTTGTGGGCTTCCTCTGCACAGAGGTTGTTCAGGAAATGTTACTTCTATCCATGGTGATCTCGGTAGCAACAAGCAAGAGTTTGATCCACTGAGCTTTCATTTTGGTCTTGTGCTGGGACTTGTGGTGGGACTCTGGGTGGTGTTTTTTGCATTGTTGTTCAAGAGGACATGGAGAATTGCTTATTTCCGGCTCTTCGATGAGGTGTATGATCAAGTCTATGTATTTGTGGTTGTGAAGTGGGCAAGCTTCGCAAAGAACACAGCCACAGAGTAAGCACTTTTTTCCTCTGAAGGGGTCAATGTCTGTGCTGCAACCCATTGAGTGGGAGCTCTCGACTACCAATTAACCAGGGCGAGGAAGATCTCCAGCACCATATGTTTTATCATGTGCCTTGTTTATACCTCTAAATAGAGATGAAGATGTTAGTTCTTCTGATACATTTATGACATCATTATTGTATAATTATGGTGGTACATGCAAGAATTATGTGTTGTTCAAATATCCCGTTACATGTAAGACTTTACTATTGTTATGGACTGTAATCATGAGCTTCTTTTTCTAAATATTTTGAACTCATTTCTGCGACCGGGATGAGTTAATTTTCATTGTTGTTGTTGCAATGGATTCTTCATCTAGACCAAATAAATGATGGAAATTCTTGCAAAACTTGAGCTTATAATCCTCTACTTTGCTATGTACTCCCGTTCTCAAGAGTACAATTCACATGATGATGTTTAGAACTGCATTTGGTCCTGACGTGCTGCTTTCTAATCGGTTGTGTGGAGCATTCAGACTTCTTGTATGGATGAAGTTTTCCTCTTACCATTTGCAGAAACCAATTTATGCATCTATTGGTTTCACTCCATTGGGTTTTCTCTGGTAATCAAGTGCTTGTACAGTTCTTCTGAACTTTTGCTGCACTGAAGCGTATGGGTAAATTGAAAGTAACTGATATTCGTAAGTGATTTAGGTATATTAAGATTGCTTGGTACAGAGTACTTCACAGAGAACTAATATTAATTCCTCTTCTGAGGCAGGACGGTCAGAGGCGTGTTACAGATTCACAATCATGAAACAGTTTCTACGGAGACCGCCAAAGTAGAGTACATTATGTGTAGATGCTGGTTTCTTGTCTCATTTTTCTCTTCAGGTTACGAGCTTGTCAGTATTAGGGCCGTACGATTGTGGTGATGAAGATTCTGATCAAACTGTTAAGGAGTATTTGTATTGGTCTAAAAGTTTTTATTAGTCTATGTTTGATTTCCTTACACCTCAAGTCAtgtgtaatatatatatatatgccccTTGAGCCTTCAATAAAGATAAATTGCTTTCCaaacttggtatcagagcttAGGTTATTTTTTTCGAGCGCGCAACTCGCCCTCCCGATCCAATCTTACGGCGCCATTGCTTTCCTTGCCGGCCGCTGTTGCCTTCCTCTTTGCCATCGGCGCTGCTCCAGTTGCTAATATCTGCCACTTCGCCTCGATAGATCTCTTTGTCTGTTGTCAATGCCTAGACCAGATCGACCCGCCGGTTTCCTTCTCCGCTCGGGCCAACGCTGGGCTGCCACATCCGCGTCACGGACACTGCCGCCTCCGGTATATGTCCAGCCATCCGATCAAACCTGTGTTGACTAGATTGATTCGGCTCTTCATGCAGCTACAACGCATGGTTGCATGCTGCTACTAGCTGCTTACTGGTGCTACGTGATGCTGCTTCCTGTTGCTATGTGATGCTCCTGTCACTTGTCGTTCCATAGTCTACTATGTGCTTTCTagcttttttattttttatttttcactGCATCCACCAAATCCATTGATGTTTTATGTTTTCTTAGGTCATGTGAGTCCATCATACCTATGTCCGTCAGCCTTTTTTTTCTGGTCATTATCCTTTGTATAGGATTTATGTGGCCTCTCTTTGCGTTGTGGATCTAAGCCCATTCTCTTGCCGCCGAGCTTCTTTCACCGTCGGTTTTTATGGGTCATGATTCTTTAAGCAATGCTTCTTCTCTTGATGTGCCATCTTCTTTTGACAACCCATCTTATCTTGATACTTCTTTTGTATCTTTTATCGATGCGGTGTCTTCCTCTGTTGTGCCATCTCTTCGTTATCCCCTTTGGCGACTCGACAAGTTTTGAAGATTCTTCATGCTCGGACGACACTCTCAAGACGCGGATTTGGATTATCATTTTTTTAGTATTACACTTCTTCAAATGCAATGCTATTGCATACGCTTTGCATTTGAGGAGGGGTGTTGAGGAGTATTAGTATTGGTCTAGGAGTCTTTATTAGTCTATGTTTGATTTCCTTACACCTCAAGTCATGTGTAATATATATATGCCCCTTGGGCCTTCAATAAAGATAAGTTGCTTTCCTAATACAAACAATTCATCTTTCAGTCGCACATGTCGCATGGGTGATGGCACCTTGCAAAACTAGAGTCTTGACAAGGTCTGAAATTTGGAAGGCATTTAGTAGTGTTGGTCTCCACTTAGATGCAAGATTTTCGTTGGATCCCAGGTTGGTTTCCATGCCGGCGACTCGACTATACCAGGCAGAGCTGACCGTGTACTAGAAGCAGAGACAGGGCGGCACCTTGATTCGTGGCCAAGCCAACAGCGACCGAACAAGTTAAACTCAAAGGTGCAAAAATCTCCCACGGGCCACGGGCGCTGTAAATCCGATTTCGAGCAGCATAGAGAGTACAGAGCGGCATTCATCAGTTAGAAACAAACTAACTAACAGAATACTACCAATCTCTATCGTCATTTTCTCTCACGCGACTTTTCTCCCTCAAATTAGCAACAAAAGGCAGCAGCAACCAAAGAAATGGTCCTCAGAAATCACCGACAGACAAACAAAGAGCATCAAGTCAGGAAGGAAGGAGAAGGTAAAAAAGTGCCCACCCACCCAAGCAGGATGGAGAAAGCCGAGCCCTGGTACCTTGAAGACAGTCTGAAGATCAATGTAGATGGTGTGTATGATCCAAAGATAATCGACCTGGTGGATGGGGTGCAGTTTATGAGAGGTAAAGATGGTAGGGATGTCTACCCTTGCAGATAGATTCTTTGTTTTGCTACATATTGCAGAACCCGGGTGCCTAGACACCCTCTTATCTCCACTGCCCGTGAAGAATTCAGTTCCTAGAGATCTGTACCACGTCCTGTTGCATGCATTTGATTAGCAGGTCTACCTGGCACTGTGCGTCATAGGCTGATTCCACCTAACGAAAAGGTAGAGACGTCCTGCCGTGAACAGATTCCTTCAGCCGGTCAGCACCAGACCATTGTCGCATGCAACATGTCGGCCTGTGAATGAAAACAAACATAGAAGCAAGTGCGACACATCTTCCATTTATTATTCTGTTGCTGCCACTCAAGAACATAACAATTTATTATTTTGCTTTGGCTGCCGCATTTTTACAGGAAAAAAAATGAAGGTGTCCAGATCACGTGAACTTCTGAACTTGTGCATGCATGTAAGACTGTTTTTAGAAGAGAGGCACAACGTGTGGCTGCGCATGCATGTCAAAGCAATTTAGAGAGTTTATTTAAAGAAAACTATTCAGAGAGTTGGAGTGCGAGGGGAGAGAGACGGGAATCTCATGTGATGCGGGTGGGCACATGCACCATCAGTGTGTTGTCACTTCAACCATCACCTAACCAGCGTGGACTACAACACCTCCTGCCAAGCCTAGGGTCTGCTTGGTTCTAGTGACTTATAGGTCACGTCTTTTTGGTTATTatctgacttataagtcacctgaCCA
Protein-coding sequences here:
- the LOC125507247 gene encoding receptor-like protein EIX1; the protein is MMLPQLLSCCSSKMHLLFTTLIAISIASSSQVVHQHAHGGGCIPAERAALLSFHKGITSDGDHALASWHGQDCYRWRGISCNNQTGHVIKLHLRNTSPDLDRYDVCDDANSLVGEISPSLLSLKHLEHMDLSMNCLGPNSVIPWFLGSMGNLRYLNLTGMPFTGRVPSQLGNLSKLHHLDLGQGYSEIYSTDITWLTKLPLLQYLGMSRINLSRIADWPCTLNMVPSLRVINLAYCSLDDASQSLPYLNLTKLEKLDLSWNYLDHSIASSWFWKVMSLKYLSLRFGKFPGALGNMTSLKVLDLSDNNLNKTGNLKNLLKNLCCLEILDLSRNFMIGDIEVLMEGLPQCTWEILMELHFHGNGFIGTLPNFIGEFSSLSVLDLSSNNFVELIPPGLMKLVHLTNLDLRQNRLNRIPIEIGGLTALTYLDMSHNNLTGSIPVELGKLKHLAFLFLEDNKLTGSIPPEVMNSTCLTFLDLSSNHFNGSVPTELGSLKNLVDLDLSKNSLNGVITEEHFANLQCLKTIDLSSNNLKIVVDSNWRSPFSLQSAVFSSCQMGPLFPTWLQQLRGIDSLDISSTALEDKFPNWFWYTFSQSTYLNISNNQISGSLPAHMDGMAWEELYLSSNRLTGSIPSLLTNITMLDISNNNFSGGIPSNFEACRLRMLLIYSNQIGGYIPESICKLQQLLYLDLSNNFLEGEIPQCFGIKKMQYLLLGNNSLSGKFPAFLQNNPDLKFLDLAWNKFFGRLPTWIGDLEYLRFVLLGHNAFSDNIPVNITSLGSLQYLDLSCNNFSGAIPWHLLNLTLMKTVQKEFMDMYDMYMATRETDGPVGMAAGHLGEILSVVTKGQQLLYGTTLAYFVSIDLSGNSLTGEIPTGVTSLAALMNLNLSSNKLSGPIPDMIGAMQSLVSLDFSENKLSGEIPSSLSSLTLLEALNLSYNNLSGRIPSGRQLDTLNSDNRSLIYIGNSGLCGLPLHRGCSGNVTSIHGDLGSNKQEFDPLSFHFGLVLGLVVGLWVVFFALLFKRTWRIAYFRLFDEVYDQVYVFVVVKWASFAKNTATE